One region of Rattus norvegicus strain BN/NHsdMcwi chromosome 13, GRCr8, whole genome shotgun sequence genomic DNA includes:
- the Tbx19 gene encoding T-box transcription factor TBX19 isoform X2: MLNSLHKYEPQVHIVRVGGAHRMVMNCSFPETQFIAVTAYQNEEITALKIKYNPFAKAFLDAKERNHLKEIPEAVSESQHVTYSHLGGWILSNPDGMCTTGSANYQYATPLPLPAPHTRHGCEHYAGLRGHRQAPYPSAYMHRNHSPSVNLIESSSNNLQVFSGPESWTSLPSAPHGGILSVPHTSGPINPGPSPYPCLWTISNGGGGPVASGSEVHASASGTFLLGSPTVTSPSSLLPTQATTSAGVEVLGEPSLTSIAVSTWTAVASHPLPGWGGPGGAGRHSPSSLDS, from the exons ATGCTGAATTCTCTGCATAAATATGAACCTCAGGTTCACATAGTGCGCGTCGGAGGCGCCCATCGAATGGTCATGAACTGCTCATTCCCTGAAACTCAGTTCATCGCTGTGACTGCTTATCAGAACGAGGAG ATAACAGCTCTCAAAATCAAGTACAACCCTTTCGCCAAGGCCTTCTTGGATGCCAAGGAAAG AAACCACCTCAAGGAAATTCCAGAGGCTGTCTCTGAGAGCCAGCATGTGACCTACTCTCACC TGGGAGGCTGGATCTTGTCCAATCCTGACGGCATGTGCACAACCGGCAGTGCCAATTACCAGTATGCGACgcctttgcctctgcctgctCCCCACACACGCCATGGCTGTGAGCACTACGCTGGCCTCCGAGGACATCGGCAGGCTCCCTACCCTTCTGCGTACATGCATAGGAACCATTCTCCCTCAG TAAATTTAATAGAGAGCTCAAGCAACAATCTGCAAGTTTTCTCGGGGCCAGAGAGCTGGACTTCCTTACCCTCCGCACCCCATGGCGGCATCCTGTCTGTACCCCATACCAGTGGGCCGATCAACCCAGGGCCCAG CCCCTATCCGTGTCTGTGGACCATCAGCAATGGAGGTGGGGGCCCTGTGGCATCCGGCTCGGAGGTGCACGCCAGCGCCTCAGGAACCTTTCTCCTTGGGAGCCCTACTGTCACTTCACCTTCCTCTCTGCTCCCCACCCAAGCAACTACGTCAGCTGGCGTGGAGGTCTTGGGTGAGCCTTCGCTGACCAGCATTGCCGTGTCCACCTGGACAGCCGTGGCCTCACATCCCCTCCCAGGCTGGGGTGGACCAGGTGGAGCTGGACGCCATTCCCCCTCTTCATTGGATAGTTAG